Part of the Dehalococcoidia bacterium genome is shown below.
AAAAGGGTACTGCTCAAACAGAGCGGTAAGTCGGCCTGTTATTTCACGCTCGATCATGGTCGACAAGTTAGCAAGATGCTGCACAATCTGCAAGTACTACTTTCAATTTGTGCAGATGCTAGTCTGAACTGACTGTGTTCACCGGCTTCGTCATTCCAGGAAAGGCCGGAATCCAAGGGTGGTGGTGGCAGCTTTCGCGGGGCCCGCTGACACCCGCATGGGCGGTTCGCGAACCGCCCCTACCAGTCTGGGACAGCTTTACATGTCAGGAGCTGTACCGGTTTTACAGGATGGCTCAATGGTTCTTCGACAAGCTCAGGACGAACGAATGTGGGCGAGACGCCCGCGCTCCGGTAAGTAGTGAAACAGCCGCCCCTACGAGTCTGGTACAGCTTCACCTGTCAGGTTGCTGTGGCATCCCGGCTGCTTCGGGGATATAGTGATTGGGAGGGGTGTTTAGAGATATGGAGCGGGACCGGATGGAGTCAGGCTCGGGCAGGGCCACCGTTGGAAGGGCGGCTGCGTCGTTCCGGCCATACACGTGGCAGGTTATCGGAGTGGTGCTGCTGATCCTGGTGACTGCCGGCCTGGGCGTCGTCAACCCGCTTCTGATTCGGTCGGTCTTCGACGACGCGCTCTTCCCTGCGGGCGGCGTCGATTTGCGGATGCTGTGGATACTGTCCGGCATCATGACTGCCGCCACGGTCGTCAGCGGAGGCCTGGGCATCCTCCAGACGTACCTGACCAACGAGGTCGGTCAGCGCGTGATGCGCGACCTGCGGGACAGACTATACTCGCACCTTCAACGACAGTCGCTAGGCTTCTTCACCGGCACTCGTACCGGGGAGATACAGTCGCGTATCGCCAACGACGTCGGCGGCGTGCAGAACGTCGTTACCAACACGCTCTCCAGCGTGCTGTCCAACACGGTCATATTCATCAGCACGCTCGTGGCCATGCTGATCCTGTCGTGGGAGCTGACGGTCGTGTCCGTCATCGCCATCCCGGTGTTCGTGGTCATATCGAGGTTCGTGGGAGAGCGCAGGCGGCGCATTACGGAACAATCACAGGAGGCCGCCGCCGAGGTCACCGCAATCACCCAGGAGACGCTATCGATCTCCGGCATCATGCTCGCCAAGCTGTTCGGGAGGCAGAACCAGGAGATCGAACGCTTCCACAACGAGAACGAACGCATGGCCGACCTCGCCGTCAGGCGTCAGATGACCGGCCAGTCGTTCTTCACGGTGATGCAGATATTCTTCTCGCTCGCGCCGGTGGTCGTTTACCTGATCTCGGGTTATCTCATAGCGGGCACGACGACCCCGGACATCAGCCCCGGCACCATCGTCGCATTCACCACGCTCCAGTTCAGGTTGTACTTCCCGATAGTCAACCTGATGGAGGTGTCCGTAGAGCTGCAGGCTTCGACCGCGCTGTTCGAGCGCATCTTCCGATACCTCGACATCAGGCCCGACATCGAGGACCGTCCCGACGCCGTCGATATGGCCCCGCGCGACGTTCGCGGTCGCTTGACGTTCGACTCGGTCAAGCTGACGTACAACCCCGAGCACGGCGAGCAGACCACCGACGACGGTCACCGCCGCTGGGCGCTGGATGACGTGGACTTCGAGGTGCAGGCGGGCCAGCTTGCGGCGTTCGTCGGTCCGAGCGGCGCGGGCAAGTCCACGATCTCGTACCTGATCCCGCGACTGTACGATCCCACTGAGGGCTCGGTGAAGATCGACGGCATGGACATCCGCGACATCAAGCTGGACTCGCTCGCCGGAATGATCGGGTACGTGACGCAGGAGAGCTACCTGTTCCACGCCAGTCTCAGGAGCAACCTGCTGTACGCCAGGCCGGACGCCACCCAGTCCGAGATCGAGGCCGCAGCCAGGGCGGCGTACATCCACGACTGGATAGAGACGCTCCCGGACGGCTACGACACGGTTGTCGGAGAGCGCGGCTACCGGCTGTCAGGCGGAGAGCGCCAGCGGCTCGCGATAGCCCGCGTGATCCTGCACGACCCGCGCATCCTGATTCTCGACGAGGCCACATCCGCGCTGGATACGACCAGCGAGCGACACGTCCAGATGGCGCTGGAGCCGCTGATGCGCGACCGCACGACAATCGCCATAGCGCACCGGCTGTCGACGATCATGTCCGCCGACATGATCTACGTCGTCGACGAAGGCCGGATCATCGAGTACGGCACCCACCACGAGCTGCTCGAACGATGCGGACTCTACGCCGAGCTGTACAACGAGCAGTTCCAGGGCGGCCTCGTCGAGTCCCTCTGCGAAGACGGTATAGTCCTCACGGACGGCCGCGTAATGACGCATGACGGCGTCCTCGTAGGCGCCGACTGACGCCCTGCTGGTAGGCATCTCTGTTGGCTGAACCCCGCTTCTTCTATGGTTGGTACATCGTCGTGTGCTGTTTCATCAGCCAGGGTGTACGCGCGGGACTGGGAAACCAGACATTTGGCTTCTTCATCAAGCCGCTGACTGAGGAACTCGGCTGGTCGCGCGCGGTGCTGACCGGCGCCCTGATGACTCAGAACATCGTGGGCGCGATGATCTCGCCGCTGATTGGCTTCTGTATAGACCGCTATGGACCTCGTCTGCTGATGGCAGGAGGCGCCCTCTGCATGGGAGCCTCGATGATTCTCCTGTCTCAGACCCGGCACCTGTGGCAGTTCGTGCTGTTTCTCGGCGTCCTCGGCACGCTCGGTTTCGCCGGGCTGGCCTACAGCGTCACAAGTCCGACGATAGCCAAGTGGTTCGTTCGCAGGCGAGGACGAGCGGCCGGAATCGCCACCGGTGGGCTGAATATCGGAGTGGCGGCCTTCACCCCGCTCATCGTCTTCCTGATCGATCAATACGGCTGGCGCTCGGCCTGGCTCTACCTGGGACTGCTGCCGCCGCTGCTTGTGATTCCCCCGGCACGGAAGATATGGGCCTGCTTCCTGACGGCGACACCACTTCGGCAGAGCCATCGTCACAGTCAGACTCAGTCCAGCAGGATACCGAAGACCACACCAGCGAGGTGAGCTGGACAGTCCAGGAGGCATTTCGCAGCAGAGCGCTTTGGCTCCTGTTCGTAACTGAGTTGGTTTACGGCGCGGCTCAGGGATCGGTAATCATCCACAGGACTCCGTTCCTGATCGACCTGGGCTTTTCCAGCGCGACGGCTGGCGTCAGTCTGGTCATCCACAGCTTCGCGGCCCTGAGTGGAAAGCTGGTCTGGGGGTACCTGGCCGATCGCGTGGAGATCCGCCTGCTGCTGGTCCTGGTGCTCTTGGGAAGTGCCGCTTCGCTCTCAGCGCTGTTCTTTGTGGGCAGTCCAATGATGCTGTACCTGGGATTCGCGTTGCCGTATGGACTGACGGCCGGAAGCCTGACAGTCCTGGGACCTCTCATCTGGGCTCGCTACTTCGGCC
Proteins encoded:
- a CDS encoding MFS transporter, with protein sequence MGLLPDGDTTSAEPSSQSDSVQQDTEDHTSEVSWTVQEAFRSRALWLLFVTELVYGAAQGSVIIHRTPFLIDLGFSSATAGVSLVIHSFAALSGKLVWGYLADRVEIRLLLVLVLLGSAASLSALFFVGSPMMLYLGFALPYGLTAGSLTVLGPLIWARYFGRRHLGSIQGLMGPIGLLPGLLGPMFAAFVYDATGSYEFAFACFAGLFAIGAIMMWWVRRPVASS
- a CDS encoding ABC transporter ATP-binding protein codes for the protein MESGSGRATVGRAAASFRPYTWQVIGVVLLILVTAGLGVVNPLLIRSVFDDALFPAGGVDLRMLWILSGIMTAATVVSGGLGILQTYLTNEVGQRVMRDLRDRLYSHLQRQSLGFFTGTRTGEIQSRIANDVGGVQNVVTNTLSSVLSNTVIFISTLVAMLILSWELTVVSVIAIPVFVVISRFVGERRRRITEQSQEAAAEVTAITQETLSISGIMLAKLFGRQNQEIERFHNENERMADLAVRRQMTGQSFFTVMQIFFSLAPVVVYLISGYLIAGTTTPDISPGTIVAFTTLQFRLYFPIVNLMEVSVELQASTALFERIFRYLDIRPDIEDRPDAVDMAPRDVRGRLTFDSVKLTYNPEHGEQTTDDGHRRWALDDVDFEVQAGQLAAFVGPSGAGKSTISYLIPRLYDPTEGSVKIDGMDIRDIKLDSLAGMIGYVTQESYLFHASLRSNLLYARPDATQSEIEAAARAAYIHDWIETLPDGYDTVVGERGYRLSGGERQRLAIARVILHDPRILILDEATSALDTTSERHVQMALEPLMRDRTTIAIAHRLSTIMSADMIYVVDEGRIIEYGTHHELLERCGLYAELYNEQFQGGLVESLCEDGIVLTDGRVMTHDGVLVGAD
- a CDS encoding MFS transporter, producing the protein MAEPRFFYGWYIVVCCFISQGVRAGLGNQTFGFFIKPLTEELGWSRAVLTGALMTQNIVGAMISPLIGFCIDRYGPRLLMAGGALCMGASMILLSQTRHLWQFVLFLGVLGTLGFAGLAYSVTSPTIAKWFVRRRGRAAGIATGGLNIGVAAFTPLIVFLIDQYGWRSAWLYLGLLPPLLVIPPARKIWACFLTATPLRQSHRHSQTQSSRIPKTTPAR